In the genome of Roseovarius sp. Pro17, the window GCCGCATTTCCCGACTGGATGAACACCCCCCCGGCCGAGCGCATCGCGCTGGTCGAGAAGCTGGCCAAAGTCTACGAATCGCGCGCCGAGGATATGGCGCAGGCCATCAGCCTTGAAATGGGCGCGCCCATTGAACTGGCCCGCGAGCAGCAGACAGCCGCAGGCGCAGGCCACATCGCCGACTTCCTTGAGGCCGCGAAAAAGTACGAGTTCGAGCATCCGCACGATCCCGACACACCCGGCAGCTATATCCGCAATGAGCCGATCGGCGTCGCCGCCCTGATCACGCCGTGGAACTGGCCGATGAATCAGGTCACGCTCAAGGTGATCGCCGCCGCCGTCGCGGGGTGCACCATGGTGCTGAAACCCAGCGAGGAATCGCCCCTGTCGTCGATGGTGTTCGCCGAGATGATGGACGAGGCGGGCTTCCCCCCCGGCGTGTTCAACCTCGTCAACGGCGACGGCGCTGGCGTCGGCACGCAGCTGACCGAGCATCCCGACGTCGACATGATCAGCTTCACCGGCTCGTCCCGCGCAGGCAAGCTGATTTCCAAAGCCGCAGCCGACTCGCTGAAACGCGTTAGCCTCGAGCTGGGCGGCAAGGGCGCGAACCTGATCTTTGCCGATGCCGATGACGCAGCGGTCGAGCGCGGTGTGCTGCACTGCATGAACAACTCAGGCCAGTCGTGCAACGCACCGACCCGCATGATCGTGCAGCAAGAGATCTATGACAAAGCGGTCGAAACCGCCACCAAGGTCGCCGACTCGATCAAGGTCGGCCCGGCCAGCGAGTCGGGCGATCACATCGGCCCCGTGGTAAATCAGGTCCAGTTCGACAAGATTCAGGACCTGATCCAAAAGGGCATCGACGAGGGTGCGCGCCTTGTCGCGGGCGGCGTCGGTCGCCCCGATGGGCTGAACCGTGGCTTCTACGTCAAGCCGACGGTGTTCGCGGACGTGAACAACAACATGATCGTCGCCCGCGAAGAGATCTTTGGCCCCGTGCTCTCGATCATCCCCTTCGATACCGAAGAGGAGGGCATCCAGATCGCCAACAACACGCCCTACGGCCTGACCGACTATCTCCAGACGCAGGATCCGGCCCGCGCCGCCCGCGTCGCCCGCGCGCTTCGTGCTGGCATGGTCGAGGTCAACGGGCAGAGCCGCGGCGCAGGTGCGCCATTCGGCGGCATGAAGCAGTCCGGCAACGGGCGCGAAGGTGGCTCCTGGGGCATCGAGGATTTCATCGAAGTGAAATCCATCTCGGGATATAATCCCGCCGCTGCCTGAACCGCGCATATGCACAACGTTGGGCCGGAGCAATCCGGCCCGACCATCCCCACGCCCGATCTAGGCGCAAGCGCCAAAGCCGTCTGAAGCGTTTCGACATATTGTTGAATCACGACAATATGTCGAAACGCCCACTTCATCTCGGTGTCACGCGCGTTTCGACTTCAAGTTGTGTTTCAACTTAAACTCGAAACGCTTTAGGACAGACCCCATGAGCCTGCCAGACATTCCCCAAAGCATTATCACCAATGCCGCCTTTGTCCCGAAAACCGTGCATAAGCGTGATATTTTCTCTGAAACCATCTCTGGCAGCCTAGAGGGCATTCCCGACTTTCCCGTCGTCCTGCGCAAGCTTGACACCGTGCCATGGTATGCCCGCCCCATCGCTTGGGCCCTTGCGCGCAAGGAAATAAAAGGCCTGCGCGCAGTGCACGGCATCGAGGGCTGTCCGGCCCTCGTGCGTGTCGACAAAACCGGCCTCCTGCGCAGCTGGACCCAAGGCACACCGCTGCAACTGGCCAAACCCAGCGATCCGGCATGGTATCGCGACGCGCGCCGACTGCTCCGCGACATGCGCCGGGCCGGGGTCACGCATAACGACATCGCAAAGCCGCAGAACTGGCTGATGACGCCGGATGGCCGGGCTGCTGTGATCGACTTCCAGCTCGCCTCGGTTCACCGCAGGCGGGGTCCGCTGTTCCGCACCATGGCGCGCGAGGATCTGCGCCACTTGCTGAAACAAAAACGCGCCTATGCACCGGACCTGTTGACCCCATCCGAACTGAGCATGCTGGCGCAAAAGGCGCTGCCCTCGCGCATCTGGATGGCGACGGGCAAGCGGGCGTATAACTTCGTCACCCGCCGCCTGATGAATTGGTCCGACGGCGAAGGCACCGAGGACCGGATAGAACGCGACGGCCCCGCCCTGCGAACCGCGCTGATGGCCCATCCACAGGTCGCGGATATCGCCCTCAGCACCTACGCGCTACCGGCCAAGGGTGTCGGTCTCTACGCCTTCGTCGAGACCACGCTGGACGCTGGCATGCTGAGCAGCCTCGCGCCGCAGCCACGCCCCGAGGCGATGCAACCCGTCACCGCCATGCCCCGCCACGCAGATGGCAGCCCGCGTATGGATGCATTGGACCTCGTTGCTGCGAACCGCCTTGATGAGCTGGCCCTGCTGCAAGAGCGCGAGCCTGAACTGGCCAAGGCGCTAGCCCCCATCATTGCGTCCCGCCTCAACCTGACCGACCGTGTGTTGCGCCCTTAAAGCGTTTCGCGAAAAACCTGAGACACTGGTTCTCGCGAAACGCGCGCGACATATCAGCGTTGCGCGCGTTGCGCCTTTATCTGTTGCCTCAGGTTAAAGGCGAAACGCTTTAGAACGGTGCCTTGGCGCGAAATGACATGCCCCGCCCGCTTTCGGGATGGCTGATGCGCAGCTCTTCGGCATGCAGCATCATCCGCGCAAACTGAGCATCGGGCGCGTATAGCGGATCACCCAGAATAGGATGCCCCAGCGCCAGCATGTGAACACGCAACTGATGTGTGCGCCCCGTCCTTGGTCGCAACCGTACGCGGCTCTCGTCCTCGCCGGCCTTTAACACCCGGTATTCGGTCAGCGAGGGCTTTCCCGTCGCATGGCACACCATCTGACGCGGCCGGTTCGGCCAATCCACGATCAGCGGCAGATTGATCTCGCCTGCCTTGCCCTCGACCAAACCCGCCACGCGCGCGACATATGTCTTGCGCGCGCGCCGCTCCTCGAATTGCTTGGACAGAAATCGCTGTGCGTGCGGGGTCAGGGCAAAGACCATCACACCTGATGTGTCGCGGTCCAACCGATGCACCAGCAGCGCGGTTGGAAACGCCGTCTGAATACGGGTCAGCAGGCAATCGGCCAGATGCGCCCCCTTGCCCGGCACGGACAATAGGCCGTCCGGCTTTTCGACGGTTAACATCTCGTGATCTTCGTGAAGCACGGTCAGCGGGCAGATTGGCGGATCATAGGGCGTTTGCATGGCCCCGCTCTATCGCGCGCCGCGTGCATGGTCCAGCACGCCACAGTCTTTCATTGTTCCAGAAATACTCTCGCCGAAGGCATCCTTTGCCTCACGCCGTGCCAAACTCCGCCGACAGTGCCATCGGGTCAATGCCCATACTGCCCAGCGCCGCGCCCCACTTGGCCTCGTTGGGCTTGGCGAATATCAGATCGGCACTCGCCTCGGCGATCAGCCAGCCATTCTGCCCGATTTCATTCTCTAGTTGCCCCGGCCCCCAGCCAGCATAGCCCAGCGCGACCAACGCGCTGGTGGGGCCTTCGCCGCCTGCCATATCCTCGAGAATGTCGAGCGTCGCGGTCATGGAAAACTCTGCGCTTACTTCCAGTGTCGAGATCGACGACCGATAGCCCGCATCATGCAGCACGAAGCCGCGCCCCGTCTCGACCGGGCCACCAAAATTGACGAGCAGGCGCCGCGCATCGGGGGCCGCCTCCATATCCAGCTGCTCCAGCAGGTCGCTCAGTTTTAGATCGTCGGCCCTCTTGTTGACGACAAGGCCCATGGCACCCTCATCCGAATGCGCGCAGACAAAGATCAGCGACTGCTCGAAACGCGGATCTTCCATGCCCGGCATGGCGATCAGCATCCTTCCGGTCAGGTCCATGTTCGTCAGCGACGCGGTATCGGGAATAGGCTCCATACGCCCGACAATGGCCACTCATCCGGGCTATTGCAAGGGCGTGGCCCCGCAGTGCCCTGACCCGGCCCTCTATCCGCCCATGACACGCCCACGACACGCCCCATGACCCGATTGTGAATTGGCTTTCGCCGCCCCATGGCGCAAAGGGATAGGCATGAAACATCTTGTCTCCCGCCTTTTGGCCGCCACTCTTTGCCTTGTGCCGCTGCCTGCCCTGACGCAATCCATGGATGCGGTTACCTCCGCGCGCGTGCTGCCCGGATGGCGACTGGCCGACGGGACCCACATGGCCGCGCTTGAGTTACGCCTTGCACCGGGGTGGAAAACCTATTGGCGTGCGCCCGGCGATATCGGCATCCCACCGCGCTTTGATTGGCGCGGCTCACGCAACCTGCGTGGGATCGAGGTGCAGTGGCCTACGCCCGAGCGCATAGATCAGGGCGGCATGACCGCCATCGGCTATCACGGCACCGTCGTCCTACCCCTGCATGTGCTGGCGCAAAGCGGTGCGCGCGATGTCACGCTCAGCGGCTCGGTCGACATCGGCGTGTGTCGCGACGTGTGTATTCCGATGACGCTCAGCCTGTCTGGCGATCTGCCGGTCGCCCAATCCAAGCGTGACGCGCGCATCACCGCCGCACTGGCCGACCGGCCTCTGACCGCCGATGAGGCCGGTGTTCAGCGCGTGCGCTGCATTGTGACACCCGGCAAGAAAGGCGATCTGCACCTGCGCGCCGAGCTGTCGATGCCCCCCTCAGGCGGCCCCGAGACAGCAGTGATCGAGGCAAGCGATCCCAACATCTGGATCGCGCAACCGCGCACGGCACGACAGGGAAACACTTTGGTAGCCGAAACCCGGCTGGCGCATATCGAGGGGCGGCCCTTCGCGCTGGACCGCTCAAAACTGCGCCTGACGATCCTCGGCGCGCGCCAAGTGGTCGATATCAAAGGCTGCCCCGGCGGCTAAAGCGTTTCGCGAAAAACCTGAATCGGGTATTTTCGCGAAACGCGCGCGACATATCAGCGTTGCGCGCGTTTCGCCTTTATCCGATGCCTCAGGTTAACGGCGAAACGCTTTAGGCCGCGCACGCAGCGCTTGGCCCAACGCCAGCACCAGATAGAGCGCCGCGACCAGAACCATGGCGCCTAGAGCAAAGGCCAAAAGCCCGCCCGCGACCGGCTCAATCCGTGCTGCCATCGGCACCAGCGCCTTGACGAAGCCCGGCAAAGCGCCGGTCCA includes:
- a CDS encoding aldehyde dehydrogenase family protein → MIEKRQFYINGNWSDPATPSDYQVIDPSTEEPCAVISLGGQADTNAAVAAAKAAFPDWMNTPPAERIALVEKLAKVYESRAEDMAQAISLEMGAPIELAREQQTAAGAGHIADFLEAAKKYEFEHPHDPDTPGSYIRNEPIGVAALITPWNWPMNQVTLKVIAAAVAGCTMVLKPSEESPLSSMVFAEMMDEAGFPPGVFNLVNGDGAGVGTQLTEHPDVDMISFTGSSRAGKLISKAAADSLKRVSLELGGKGANLIFADADDAAVERGVLHCMNNSGQSCNAPTRMIVQQEIYDKAVETATKVADSIKVGPASESGDHIGPVVNQVQFDKIQDLIQKGIDEGARLVAGGVGRPDGLNRGFYVKPTVFADVNNNMIVAREEIFGPVLSIIPFDTEEEGIQIANNTPYGLTDYLQTQDPARAARVARALRAGMVEVNGQSRGAGAPFGGMKQSGNGREGGSWGIEDFIEVKSISGYNPAAA
- a CDS encoding serine/threonine protein kinase gives rise to the protein MSLPDIPQSIITNAAFVPKTVHKRDIFSETISGSLEGIPDFPVVLRKLDTVPWYARPIAWALARKEIKGLRAVHGIEGCPALVRVDKTGLLRSWTQGTPLQLAKPSDPAWYRDARRLLRDMRRAGVTHNDIAKPQNWLMTPDGRAAVIDFQLASVHRRRGPLFRTMAREDLRHLLKQKRAYAPDLLTPSELSMLAQKALPSRIWMATGKRAYNFVTRRLMNWSDGEGTEDRIERDGPALRTALMAHPQVADIALSTYALPAKGVGLYAFVETTLDAGMLSSLAPQPRPEAMQPVTAMPRHADGSPRMDALDLVAANRLDELALLQEREPELAKALAPIIASRLNLTDRVLRP
- a CDS encoding RluA family pseudouridine synthase; protein product: MQTPYDPPICPLTVLHEDHEMLTVEKPDGLLSVPGKGAHLADCLLTRIQTAFPTALLVHRLDRDTSGVMVFALTPHAQRFLSKQFEERRARKTYVARVAGLVEGKAGEINLPLIVDWPNRPRQMVCHATGKPSLTEYRVLKAGEDESRVRLRPRTGRTHQLRVHMLALGHPILGDPLYAPDAQFARMMLHAEELRISHPESGRGMSFRAKAPF
- a CDS encoding YqgE/AlgH family protein; the protein is MDLTGRMLIAMPGMEDPRFEQSLIFVCAHSDEGAMGLVVNKRADDLKLSDLLEQLDMEAAPDARRLLVNFGGPVETGRGFVLHDAGYRSSISTLEVSAEFSMTATLDILEDMAGGEGPTSALVALGYAGWGPGQLENEIGQNGWLIAEASADLIFAKPNEAKWGAALGSMGIDPMALSAEFGTA
- a CDS encoding protein-disulfide reductase DsbD domain-containing protein, which gives rise to MKHLVSRLLAATLCLVPLPALTQSMDAVTSARVLPGWRLADGTHMAALELRLAPGWKTYWRAPGDIGIPPRFDWRGSRNLRGIEVQWPTPERIDQGGMTAIGYHGTVVLPLHVLAQSGARDVTLSGSVDIGVCRDVCIPMTLSLSGDLPVAQSKRDARITAALADRPLTADEAGVQRVRCIVTPGKKGDLHLRAELSMPPSGGPETAVIEASDPNIWIAQPRTARQGNTLVAETRLAHIEGRPFALDRSKLRLTILGARQVVDIKGCPGG